The stretch of DNA TGGTGAAAGATTGCCATAGTGCTCAGGCAAACGAATCACATTAATACCTTCACTGCTAGTAATCTCGGTGTCTTGATCAGCAAAGACATAGAGCTTTCCACCGCGAGCTTTAACTTCCTGCATATTGGATTTAAGCTTTTCCAGCAAGTCATCCTTAGGAGCTACTGTAACTACTGGCATCTTTTCAGTAACCAGCGCTAGTGGCCCATGCTTTAACTCACCTGCTGGATAGGCTTCAGCATGAATATACGAAATCTCTTTAAGCTTGAGAGCACCTTCAAGAGCAATCGGATAGTGCATGCCACGCCCTAGGAATAAAGCGTTTTCACACTTAGCAAATGCTGTGCTCCAAGCAATAATCTGTGGCTCAAGTGCTAGCACGGCATGCAATGCTTTTGGAAGATGTCGCAAGTCACGTAAGAGCTCTTTCTCTCGCTCGGGGCTTACTTTTCCTGCGCGCTTAGCCAATGAAACAGCCAATAGATAAAGGGCAACTAGCTGGGTTGTAAAAGCTTTAGTAGAAGCGACACCAATCTCGGTACCAGCCTTGGTCAAGAAACTCCAATTGGTTTCACGAACCATGGCGCTGGAAGCTACGTTGCAAATCGCGAGAGTGTATTGATGGCCTAAGGCTTGCGCATGACGTAGTGCCGCCAGAGTATCCGCAGTCTCTCCAGACTGGGAAACCACCACAATTAATGTATTGGGATTGGGTACGGTTGTGCGATAGCGATATTCACTAGCAATCTCAACCTGTGTCGGAATACCCGCCAAATCCTCCAGCCAATATTTAGCAACACAGGCGGAGTAGTAACTAGTGCCACAAGCCAAAATCAAAATTTGATCAAACTTTTTCCACTGCTCGGGATCGGCATTAAAGAGTTGTGGACCAAAGCTGGCGATATTAGCAAGCGTGTCACCAATAGCTCTAGGTTGCTCAAAAATCTCTTTTTGCATGTAGTGCTGATAAGGCCCTAGATCTACTGAGTCAGCCTGAGCGGGCATAGGCTTTTGCTCTCGCTGCACCGTCTTTCCTGCGTGATCAATGATCTCAACACTCTCTGCCTTGAGAACAGCAACATCGCCCTCTTCTAAATACATCATGGAGTGCGCTCGACCAGCAAGCGCTAAAGCATCAGAAGCAAGAAAGTTTTCATTTTCACCAAGAGCGACAACTAATGGTGAGCCAACACGCGCGCCCACCAAAATATTTGGTCGATCTTGTGCAATCACGCCAATCGCATAAGCACCATGAAGTCGCGGCAATACAGAACGGACTGAAGCAACTAAATCTACCGGCTTACTGGATACATAGGCTTGATGAATTAGATGCGCAATGACTTCAGTATCAGTTTCCGAGGTAAATACATAACCTGCTGATTTCAACTCAGTGCGTAGTACTTCGTAGTTTTCAATAATGCCGTTATGAACAACAGCAATAAGTCCACCTGAAATATGCGGATGTGCATTTTGTGTATCTGGCTTACCGTGCGTCGCCCAGCGAGTATGCGCAATACCTAAGGTGCCATGAAAATCTTTACCCTGCTCTGCCAACTCAGAAACACGAGCAGTAGTACGTGCGCGCTCAATCAGATGTTTGGCATCATCACCATTAATTACAGCAAAGCCACAAGAATCATAACCACGGTACTCAAGGCGACGTAAGCCTTCAATTAAAACTTCAACAATATTCTTACGCGATGCTGCGCCAACAATTCCGCACATTATTTTTTAGCCTTCACGGATTTTTTGGTGGCTACCTTCTTGGTAGCTACTTTCTTTTCTTTCTTTACTGGGCGCTGCCACTGTAAAGAGATTTGCTTAGCTCGTGATACGGTCAACTGATTGGGGGGTGCATCTTTAGTTAAGGTAGTTCCCGCGCCCAAAGTAGCACCACGGCCAACACGAACTGGGGCAACTAACTGAGTATCAGAACCAATGAAAACGTCATCCTCAATAATGGTTTGGTGTTTATTCACGCCATCGTAGTTGCAAGTAATCGTACCTGCGCCGATATTGACTCTAGAGCCCACGATGGAGTCACCCACATAAGCCAAGTGATTAGCCTTACTATTTGCAGCGATCTTGCTATTCTTCACTTCTACAAAGTTGCCAATATGCACATCGTTAGACAAATCTGCACCAGGACGCAAGCGAGCATAAGGTCCGATCAGTGAACTAGCGCCAACTTTTGCGCCGTCTAAATGGCTGTATGGGTGAATGGTGACATTCTTTCCAATCACGCTATTACGAATAATGCAGTACGGACCCACTGCTGTACCCGCAGCCAAAGTGACGCAACCCTCGAATACACAACCGACATCAATAAAGACATCCGTGCCGCACTCTAGAGTTCCACGAATATCAATCCGCGCCGGATCGGCTAAAGAAACACCGGCATCCATTAATACATTTGCTTGATTGAGTTGATGTACTCGCTCTAATGCAGCCAACTGATTGCGACTGTTAACACCAACAATCTCATATACAGCATCTGCTTGTGCAGTGCGAACAGGCACCCCATCTTTGACTGCCATTGCAATTACATCAGTTAAATAGTATTCACCTTGGGCATTGCTTGCACGCAAAGACTTCAACCATTTTTTGAGTGAGTTGGTTGGCAGCACCATGATGCCGGTATTGATCTCTTGAATACGCTTTTGCTCAGGTGAAGCATCTTTTTCTTCAACAATCTCTTTTACTGACCCATCAATATTCCGTGCGATACGGCCATAGCCCGCTGGATTATTGAGGTTTTGAGTTAGAAGCGCCAATGCAGAATCTTGACCACGCACTCCATCAGCCAATTTAGCTAATTTAGAGAGCGTCTTCTTACTTGTCAGAGGGACATCACCATACAGAACCAAAGTAGGCTTATTTACATCTAGCTTAGGCAAAGCTTGTAATAAAGCGTGGCCCGTTCCTTTTTGCTCAGCCTGCAATGCAGTACCCACTTTGCCATAGCGAGAATCTTGCTCGCTGATAATTTGAAGAAATTCCTTAACATCAGCAGCGCCATACCCCACAACGACGATGGGGCCAGTTTTTGCGCTTTTACCTTGTAGGTCTAAAGCCGTATTCAAAACGTGCTGGAGAAGGGGTTTCCCAGCCAAGGTTTGAAGAACCTTGGGTAAGGCGGACTTCATCCGCTTTCCCTGCCCAGCAGCCAAAATAACGATGTTCATAAAGAGGGATTATAAGACCCCTGAATGAGCGTTCCACAGGCTATTTCATCGATTTCTGTCTCGTCAATTGCCTTATCGCCAGCCGATCTTGCGGCAATACCCGATAGTTCTGTAGAAATCTCCAGATTCTTAAAACTAAAGGCCTCAACATCCATTAAATGGGATGGCACGATGTGGTGCATTGAGCGAAAAAGATTCTCGACACGCCCTGGGTGCTTTTTCTCCCATTCACGCAACATTTCTTTCATAGCGCCACGCTGAAGATTGGGCTGACTACCGCACAGATTGCACGGAATAATCGGGAAGTTCATATCTACCGCGTAACGCTCAAGTAACTTTTCAGGAACGTAGGCTAGAGGGCGGATGACGATGTGCTTTCCGTCATCAGATCGCAACTTTGGCGGCATACCTTTGAGCTTGCCAGCAAAAAACATATTGAGCATTAATGTCTCTAAGATGTCATCACGATGGTGGCCTAAGGCAATCTTAGTGGCGCCTAACTCATCCGCTACGCGATATAAAATGCCACGACGTAATCGAGAGCAAAGTCCACAAGTAGTTTTGCCTTCCGGAATTACACGCTTGACGATGCTGTAGGTATCTTGATTTTCAATATGGTACTGAACACCTAAAGCTTTTAAATAATTCGGCAGAATCTCCGCTGGAAATCCTGGTTGCTTTTGATCTAGGTTGACAGCCACAATTTCAAAATCAATTGGGGCGCGCTCGCGTAACTTTAAAAGGATATCGAGCATGGCGTAACTATCTTTACCACCTGACAGGCAAACCATTACCTTGTCACCATTTTCGATCATGCCAAAGTCACCAATAGCTTGGCCAACTAAACGGCACAGCTTTTTCTCCAGCTTGTTTTCTTCTAAGACAACTTTACGGTTATCGCTCATGGCTGCTAAATTCTTTTCTGGAGTTTCTTTAAGCCTGCTTCATCCGAAACACCTCAACACCAACAGAGTGGCAGTCTGGATAAACATCAGGCTTAGCGGTACTAACGCGCGCAGCGGTGACCTTAGGGTGCAATAGCATTGCAGTCACAATGTCATCGCAAAACGTTTCCTGTAAATGGATATGACCCCGGGAAGACAGCGTCTTAATGGTTTCACGCATGAAGTCGTAATCCACCACCTCTTCCAATAAGTCTTTAGAAGGCGTGTTCATATTCAGCGGGACATAGAGGTCTACATTGAGAATAACGCGCTGTTCAGCTTTTTTCTCAAAATCATGGACACCAATATTGATATAAATTTCATAGTCACGTAGAAATAGGCGGCGACAATCAGCAAGTGCTGGATGAGAAAGAATGGCATGCATAATTTTTATTAACTCTTTTTAACTTTTTATTCTGTATTCAATTCTTAGCTTGTTTTAAACATCACATCGCGTGATGATGGCAAGAGATGTTGTCCGCCGTCCACATATAAGGTTGTGCCCGTGATCGCATTCGAGCCAGCTAAAAATACGGCTACTTTTGCAATATCACTGGGTGTTGATGACTTTCCTAGTGGCGTCATCTGATGTGCCTTAGTAAAACCAGCTTCGGTTTGATCGCCTGAGGTCAGCGTAATACCGGGGGCCAAACCAATCACTCGTAAGTGCGGAGCAAAATCTACCGCCAAGACCTCAACCGAAGTGAGGAGTGCAGCTTTCGATAATGTGTAAGACAAATAATCGGGATTGAGATTAATTAATTTTTGATCGAGTAGCTGGATTACTGAGGGGATAGTTAAATCACCCTCTCCTGTTTTCTTTTTCTGGCTCTTTTGATGTTCAAACATCAACTGAGATAACAAAATAGGTGCAGCTAAATTGACCTGCATGTGGTCTCGCAAAATCTGACTATTGAGCGGGGTATCTGAGTTAGCGCGATCATATTCAAAGATCGAGGCGCTATTGATCAGGCACTGCAAATTACTGAACTTGGCCAACACTGCTTTAAACAGAGAATTGATTTCTGCTTCGCTGGCGAGATCAGCCTTAATTGCCACAGCTTTACACCCTAGCCTTTGAATCTCAGCTACGGTAGCTTGGGCCTCGGATTCTGACCGGCCATAGTGAACCGCCACATCCCAGCCTTGACGAGCAAACTCTAAAGCAATTTCTCGACCAAGGCGCTTAGCAGCGCCGGTCACTAAAACCGCTTTATTTTCTTGGGGTTGTGGGTTTGAACTCAAGTTACCTAAATTCTCTTAGACTAGCGAGCTATGGATATTACCTTGACCAGCCTTGAAACGGCTCATATCGAGCTTCTTAGGCAGAAAATAATGGCCGAAATCGCTTCAAACAGCGGCTGGATACCCTTTTCAAGATATATGGAAATGGCTCTTTATGAGCCAGGAATGGGTTATTACAGTGCTGGGGCCCATAAATTGGGCGCTGGTGGTGATTTCACGACTGCACCTGAGCTCTCACCACTATTCGGCGCTGCCATTGTGGAGACGTTGCTTCCTATTTTGGAGGGTCTTCAGGCTCAAGGACTCCCCACCCAAATTCTAGAATTTGGTGCCGGCACGGGTAAGTTGGCCCAATCCATTCTCAGCCGACTACATGAGCTTGGTTTCACTTTGGATCACTACGACATCATCGAAATCTCGCCCGACCTAGCCCAAAGGCAAGAAGAGCGACTTCAACATCTTTCCAAAGAACTTAGTTTACCAACTCAATGCCGCTGGCTTAACTCTTTACCCAAAAACTTCAAAGGCATCATCCTAGCAAATGAGGTAATTGATGCCATTCCTTGTGATGCCATCATTTTCCAAGACGGCTTCTGGTATTGGCAGGGTGTTTCAGTTGCTAAAGGCAGACTTACTTGGTCAATAGGAAAGCCCGTTGAACAAGATCTACTTCCAGAAGCATTGGTGAATGGAAGTTTTTCTGAAGGCTATGTCACAGAACTACACACACCAGCCAATGCTTGGATGGGTCAAGTGGCTAATCATCTGGATACTGGCCTCTTCCTCACTTTTGATTATGGGTTTCCAGAGAGTGAGTACTATCACGCTCAACGAATCGAGGGGACCTTAATGGTGCACCATCGCCATCATGCGATTCAAGATCCGTTTTATCTTCCAGGTCTATCTGATGTGACTACCCATGTAGAGTGGTCACAGATTGCGCGTAGTGCGCTAGAAGAAAGAGTTGATGATGTCTATCTCAGTAATCAAGCATCTTATTTGTTAGACGCGGGTATTGGCGATATTGCATTAGAGATTGGCGATCCCAGCAATCCAGAAACTTTTTTACCCATTTCAAACTCTCTGCAAAAACTGCTGTCTGAAGCGGAGATGGGTGAGCTCTTTAAGGTCTTCGCATTCTCAAAGAAACTATCTGACATATTGCCAGACCATACATTAGAGGACTTGCCTGGCCTGCGAGGCAGAAATCGGCTTTAAATTGATTGACTAGTTAATGCTGAAGTGATTGCCGAGAGTCTTGCGGCATCTACAGCACGGCGAATAACTTCACCATGAGATCGCTCTTGCGCAGGAATACCATCAATAATTTCAGCTGTGTTGAGCGCCTGAGCATTTTGCATTGCCAAAATTAAAGTGTCGACGTTCAAGCCGATGCGTTTAGCTAAGTCCAATAAAGCCTGACCACGATCAGGTTTTCGCCAAACATCCGCACGATTGAACCATACCAGTACATCGGAAGATTGATATGTATCTCCTGTCATCTGCTCATTTAATAAATTGAGCTCGCTAAATATTTCACTGAAGTCACGCACCTCATTAGGCATTTTGACACACGCTGCCCATAATCGAATTTCACTAGCGGACAAATGCATGAGAGTGACAGCACAGCGATCTTCTAGATTGCTATCCGCTGTAAGCAAATATGCAATAAGCTGCTCACGGAATTCTTCTTTAGCTAAGTTGCTCACCAGTTTCGATGGCAACAGCACTCTAGCGGCATCTGCATCAAGCAACACTTGGAGCATTCGCATTGGCTTGCTGGCAGTAAAGCCTCTAGCTAACTCCTGCCAAATTCTTTCGGCTGAGAGTGCTGATAATTCATTGGATCGAACAATGGCCTGCAAAGCATTCATTGTTTCTGGCGCAACTATGAAGTCAGGAAAGCGAGCAGCAAAACGAGCGATACGCAATAGGCGCAAAGGATCTTCTGCAAACGCATCAGATACATGCCGGAAAATTTTTGACGCCAAATCGTCTTGCCCGTTGAAGGGATCTAGAATGGGTCCCACCCATTTGCCATTTGCCCCCACCTCTTGGGCCATTGCATTAATCGTCAGATCACGGCGCTCTAAGTCTTGTTCTAGCGTGACAGTTGGGTCGGCATAAAACAGAAATCCTTTGTAGCCCTTGCCTGTCTTACGCTCCGTACGAGCCAAGGCATATTCAGCTTGAGTCTCTGGATGCAGAAAGACGGGGAAATCTTTACCCACTGGACGATATCCCTGCGCAACCATCTCCTCTACGCTAGAGCCCACCACTACGTAATCAATATCATGCACTGGCAGACCCATCAGGGTATCCCGAATAGCACCACCGACTGCATAGATCTTCATCGACTTATTTCATGCCTTCTAGCGTGCGACGACTGATACCAAATACTTTACTTAGGGCATCCACTCCATTGAGCGGCAGGATGTTGGGTACTTGCATTGACGCAATATTGTCGCGCGACATTAACGTTGGGACAGGCAGGAACTCAAAAGCCAAAGCCTGGAGGTAACCAACAAAATCGGGCACGGGAATGATTGCGCATTTTGTATCGACTTTGCGCGAAGCAAATTCCACAATTTCTTTCATGGTGTAGACCGTAGGCCCCACTAAATCATAAGACTGATGAATCGTCGATGGCATTTTTAAAGATCTTGTAAATGCAGTAGCCACATCATCCACGCTCACCGGCTGAAACTGCGCTCCTGAGTTTGCCAAAGGCATCACCGGAAATAATTTCGTTAACTTGGCAAACAAGTTAATAAATTGATCGTGGGCGCCAAAAATGACTGAAGGTCTAAAAATAGTCCAGTCGAGATTGCTAGCTTTTACTACGGCCTCTCCATCACCCTTACTGCGCTGATACATTGACGGGCCATGAGAGTCTGCCCCTAATGCACTCATGTGTAGATAGCGCTTAAGACCATTCATCTGCATAGCGGTAATGATACTTTTTGGGAGATCAACATGTGCCGCTTGGAATACTTTTCCATAAGGCTCTGCTGGCTTGTCATGCAATACACCCACCAAATTAATGACGGCACCGCTAGGCTGGATTCGTGAGCAAAGCTCTTGTAATGAATCAAACTCATGCACATCAGCATCTTCTAAATGTATCTTTGGCAACATGCGTAATTCACGTGCAGATGCTAAGTGTCTAGTAGGCAGCAAAACGGAATAGCCCTCTGCTTGTAATTGGGCAGCCAAGACCCTGCCTACAAAGCCGTTACCACCGATTAGCAGAATGTCGTATTTCATAAAGATCCTATCTAGTTAAATGACTAAGGCAGCTCAGAAGCATTTGCCACTTTAGGAGTGATTACTCCTAAACGCTGCTTTAAAGATTGCGTTTGTCCATGCATTACCGATGAATAGTACGTTGCATTAGCCAAAACGTTTTTTACGTAAGTTCGTGTTTCATTAAACGGAATTGTTTCTGCAAAAATTGCACCCTCTGTTGGGCTAGTCAGTTTTTCCCGCCAGGTTTTAGAACGCGATGGACCAGCGTTATAAGCTGCAGATGCTAGTACCCAAGAGCCATCTAGATCTACTAAGACCATGTTCAGGTAATTACTACCTAAGGTCAGGTTGGTATTGGTATCGGTGAGCTTGTCATTGGTGTAAGAAGTCATGCCAATCTTCTTGGCTACATACTTTGCTGTGTTTGGCATCACTTGCATCAATCCTGAAGCGCCGACCGAAGAGGAAGCATTCATGATGAAGCGTGACTCTTGGCGAATCAATCCATAGGTCCAGGCCAAGTTCAAATCAATTTGTTTTGCAATCGGAGATAGCTCATCACGATAGGGCGTGGGGTAGCGCAAACTGAAGTCATGCTCTTGCTTTGTACGGTCAGCAGTATTGACAACGCGGTCATATAGACCAATACGCTTGGCATACTCAGCAGATGCTAAGAGTTGCTTATCAGTCATGTTACGCAATTCCCAATTCCACTCACGATTACCTTCAAAGCGCAAATTCATGGCATAGAAACGCTCACCTCTGATAAAGCCTTTGCGCTGAGACATCGCTTCGATTTCCGCTTCACCAACCTTAGTACGCGAGGGCACGTGATTGGATTTACCAAGATCTTCTCGCGCAAGCTGCCCATAAAAATTGTATTGATCGGCAACGAGCTCAAGATTCTCGCGTGCCTTTTCATTTTGTCCATCGACTTTTAATGCACGCGCATACCAATAAGTCCAGGCAGGATCTTTACTGCGTACAGCAGGATTCATACCTTCAATCGCATTTTTTACTAGCGTCCAATCCTTAGCGCGTAAGCCAGCACGTACCTTCCACTCCTGACCTTCAGTAGAGAGCAGTTCGTTATAACCAAGCTCTTGTTGAAAACGATAGGCATCGTCTGCATTAGGGTCTAATTTCTTTGCAAGGAACTGACCGATGACACCCCAAGCTACAGCTTGATTTTCTTTGCTGTATCGTGATGCATTTTGTGAAAAATCTTTAAATACTTTTGCAGGATCCGCCTTGGCAGCTTTCACGATCTCGGCAATAGAATCTTCACCACCTAAGCGACGTGACATCGTGTCAAAACCCATCTCACTGGCAGCGCGACCAATTGCTTTTGCTTCACTCGGTGTCATACCTCCGGCACCAACCAAGGCGGGCACTAACTCTTGGCAAGCTTGGCCAAAATAGCGTGGGTCCAACAATACTGCACGCGCATCAATCGCCACTTTGGTTGGGTTCTCACCTTGAGCTAATTTCGACTGCAGTGAATAGCATTTCACCTGAGTATCGTCATCCAAAACAAACTTTGGATATTCAACATCAAAGCGAGACCAATCTTTACGCTTACCTAAAACGAGCAACCAATCATTACGCATCCGATCAGCCAAAGCCGTACCTTGATATTGATTTAGAAAAGCTGCCACCTGAGAGTCAGCATTACTATCGGCACGTGCGCTACCAGCACTGTCAAATAACTGGGGCTTAATGCGGAAATAAGCTACATAGTCGTCATAGGGGTAACTGGAGAGGCTAGCAGCTAATGTTTGTGCACGAGCTACGTCATTTCTTTTAGCAGCTTCGCGTAACTCAATAAAAGTGCGATCGCCTTCTGTGATTTCAAAAGCTGAAATTCTGCTTTCTTTATTCGAAGGAGTTTTCTTAACTTTCTCTGCAGAAATACTGGGCGTAGAAACTGCCAGGGT from Polynucleobacter duraquae encodes:
- a CDS encoding lytic transglycosylase domain-containing protein: MLLLTLAVSTPSISAEKVKKTPSNKESRISAFEITEGDRTFIELREAAKRNDVARAQTLAASLSSYPYDDYVAYFRIKPQLFDSAGSARADSNADSQVAAFLNQYQGTALADRMRNDWLLVLGKRKDWSRFDVEYPKFVLDDDTQVKCYSLQSKLAQGENPTKVAIDARAVLLDPRYFGQACQELVPALVGAGGMTPSEAKAIGRAASEMGFDTMSRRLGGEDSIAEIVKAAKADPAKVFKDFSQNASRYSKENQAVAWGVIGQFLAKKLDPNADDAYRFQQELGYNELLSTEGQEWKVRAGLRAKDWTLVKNAIEGMNPAVRSKDPAWTYWYARALKVDGQNEKARENLELVADQYNFYGQLAREDLGKSNHVPSRTKVGEAEIEAMSQRKGFIRGERFYAMNLRFEGNREWNWELRNMTDKQLLASAEYAKRIGLYDRVVNTADRTKQEHDFSLRYPTPYRDELSPIAKQIDLNLAWTYGLIRQESRFIMNASSSVGASGLMQVMPNTAKYVAKKIGMTSYTNDKLTDTNTNLTLGSNYLNMVLVDLDGSWVLASAAYNAGPSRSKTWREKLTSPTEGAIFAETIPFNETRTYVKNVLANATYYSSVMHGQTQSLKQRLGVITPKVANASELP
- a CDS encoding class I SAM-dependent methyltransferase, producing the protein MAEIASNSGWIPFSRYMEMALYEPGMGYYSAGAHKLGAGGDFTTAPELSPLFGAAIVETLLPILEGLQAQGLPTQILEFGAGTGKLAQSILSRLHELGFTLDHYDIIEISPDLAQRQEERLQHLSKELSLPTQCRWLNSLPKNFKGIILANEVIDAIPCDAIIFQDGFWYWQGVSVAKGRLTWSIGKPVEQDLLPEALVNGSFSEGYVTELHTPANAWMGQVANHLDTGLFLTFDYGFPESEYYHAQRIEGTLMVHHRHHAIQDPFYLPGLSDVTTHVEWSQIARSALEERVDDVYLSNQASYLLDAGIGDIALEIGDPSNPETFLPISNSLQKLLSEAEMGELFKVFAFSKKLSDILPDHTLEDLPGLRGRNRL
- the ttcA gene encoding tRNA 2-thiocytidine(32) synthetase TtcA gives rise to the protein MSDNRKVVLEENKLEKKLCRLVGQAIGDFGMIENGDKVMVCLSGGKDSYAMLDILLKLRERAPIDFEIVAVNLDQKQPGFPAEILPNYLKALGVQYHIENQDTYSIVKRVIPEGKTTCGLCSRLRRGILYRVADELGATKIALGHHRDDILETLMLNMFFAGKLKGMPPKLRSDDGKHIVIRPLAYVPEKLLERYAVDMNFPIIPCNLCGSQPNLQRGAMKEMLREWEKKHPGRVENLFRSMHHIVPSHLMDVEAFSFKNLEISTELSGIAARSAGDKAIDETEIDEIACGTLIQGSYNPSL
- the glmS gene encoding glutamine--fructose-6-phosphate transaminase (isomerizing); translated protein: MCGIVGAASRKNIVEVLIEGLRRLEYRGYDSCGFAVINGDDAKHLIERARTTARVSELAEQGKDFHGTLGIAHTRWATHGKPDTQNAHPHISGGLIAVVHNGIIENYEVLRTELKSAGYVFTSETDTEVIAHLIHQAYVSSKPVDLVASVRSVLPRLHGAYAIGVIAQDRPNILVGARVGSPLVVALGENENFLASDALALAGRAHSMMYLEEGDVAVLKAESVEIIDHAGKTVQREQKPMPAQADSVDLGPYQHYMQKEIFEQPRAIGDTLANIASFGPQLFNADPEQWKKFDQILILACGTSYYSACVAKYWLEDLAGIPTQVEIASEYRYRTTVPNPNTLIVVVSQSGETADTLAALRHAQALGHQYTLAICNVASSAMVRETNWSFLTKAGTEIGVASTKAFTTQLVALYLLAVSLAKRAGKVSPEREKELLRDLRHLPKALHAVLALEPQIIAWSTAFAKCENALFLGRGMHYPIALEGALKLKEISYIHAEAYPAGELKHGPLALVTEKMPVVTVAPKDDLLEKLKSNMQEVKARGGKLYVFADQDTEITSSEGINVIRLPEHYGNLSPILHVVPLQLLAYHTACALGTDVDKPRNLAKSVTVE
- the glmU gene encoding bifunctional UDP-N-acetylglucosamine diphosphorylase/glucosamine-1-phosphate N-acetyltransferase GlmU is translated as MNIVILAAGQGKRMKSALPKVLQTLAGKPLLQHVLNTALDLQGKSAKTGPIVVVGYGAADVKEFLQIISEQDSRYGKVGTALQAEQKGTGHALLQALPKLDVNKPTLVLYGDVPLTSKKTLSKLAKLADGVRGQDSALALLTQNLNNPAGYGRIARNIDGSVKEIVEEKDASPEQKRIQEINTGIMVLPTNSLKKWLKSLRASNAQGEYYLTDVIAMAVKDGVPVRTAQADAVYEIVGVNSRNQLAALERVHQLNQANVLMDAGVSLADPARIDIRGTLECGTDVFIDVGCVFEGCVTLAAGTAVGPYCIIRNSVIGKNVTIHPYSHLDGAKVGASSLIGPYARLRPGADLSNDVHIGNFVEVKNSKIAANSKANHLAYVGDSIVGSRVNIGAGTITCNYDGVNKHQTIIEDDVFIGSDTQLVAPVRVGRGATLGAGTTLTKDAPPNQLTVSRAKQISLQWQRPVKKEKKVATKKVATKKSVKAKK
- a CDS encoding dihydroneopterin aldolase, with the protein product MHAILSHPALADCRRLFLRDYEIYINIGVHDFEKKAEQRVILNVDLYVPLNMNTPSKDLLEEVVDYDFMRETIKTLSSRGHIHLQETFCDDIVTAMLLHPKVTAARVSTAKPDVYPDCHSVGVEVFRMKQA
- a CDS encoding SDR family oxidoreductase, whose amino-acid sequence is MSSNPQPQENKAVLVTGAAKRLGREIALEFARQGWDVAVHYGRSESEAQATVAEIQRLGCKAVAIKADLASEAEINSLFKAVLAKFSNLQCLINSASIFEYDRANSDTPLNSQILRDHMQVNLAAPILLSQLMFEHQKSQKKKTGEGDLTIPSVIQLLDQKLINLNPDYLSYTLSKAALLTSVEVLAVDFAPHLRVIGLAPGITLTSGDQTEAGFTKAHQMTPLGKSSTPSDIAKVAVFLAGSNAITGTTLYVDGGQHLLPSSRDVMFKTS
- a CDS encoding complex I NDUFA9 subunit family protein yields the protein MKYDILLIGGNGFVGRVLAAQLQAEGYSVLLPTRHLASARELRMLPKIHLEDADVHEFDSLQELCSRIQPSGAVINLVGVLHDKPAEPYGKVFQAAHVDLPKSIITAMQMNGLKRYLHMSALGADSHGPSMYQRSKGDGEAVVKASNLDWTIFRPSVIFGAHDQFINLFAKLTKLFPVMPLANSGAQFQPVSVDDVATAFTRSLKMPSTIHQSYDLVGPTVYTMKEIVEFASRKVDTKCAIIPVPDFVGYLQALAFEFLPVPTLMSRDNIASMQVPNILPLNGVDALSKVFGISRRTLEGMK
- a CDS encoding polynucleotide adenylyltransferase codes for the protein MKIYAVGGAIRDTLMGLPVHDIDYVVVGSSVEEMVAQGYRPVGKDFPVFLHPETQAEYALARTERKTGKGYKGFLFYADPTVTLEQDLERRDLTINAMAQEVGANGKWVGPILDPFNGQDDLASKIFRHVSDAFAEDPLRLLRIARFAARFPDFIVAPETMNALQAIVRSNELSALSAERIWQELARGFTASKPMRMLQVLLDADAARVLLPSKLVSNLAKEEFREQLIAYLLTADSNLEDRCAVTLMHLSASEIRLWAACVKMPNEVRDFSEIFSELNLLNEQMTGDTYQSSDVLVWFNRADVWRKPDRGQALLDLAKRIGLNVDTLILAMQNAQALNTAEIIDGIPAQERSHGEVIRRAVDAARLSAITSALTSQSI